Proteins co-encoded in one Prescottella sp. R16 genomic window:
- a CDS encoding amino acid permease: MMGLGSAIGAGLFLGTGVGISKAGPAVLVSYVLAGFVVVCVMRMLGEMGAAVPASGSFAHYARIGIGDWAGFTMGWLYWFMLIMVLGAEITGASAIVNDWLPGIPQWVIALVFVTFFAVVNLAKVSNFGEFEFWFAALKIAAIIGFLVVGVLLVFGLLPGTDPVGFTHFLGDGGFMPNGFAGIAAGLLVVAFAFGGIEIVTIAAAESKDPERAIGTAVRSVMWRISVFYVGAIAIMVFLLPWNDPELVDSPFVAVLELANIPYVAGLMELVVVIALLSAFNANVYGTSRMAFALARRGDGPKALGTLSKSGVPTNAVLLSVFFGFVSVLLNWLLPDSLLGILLNAVGAALLVIWVFIVVAHLRLRRPLEAEGKLSVRMWLFPYLSYLTLALLAAFVVLMAFDDDARKQLISTTVLFLVILAIALVHGRRKASAGTGTADAPAA; encoded by the coding sequence ATGATGGGCCTGGGGTCCGCCATCGGCGCCGGACTCTTCCTCGGTACCGGCGTCGGGATCTCGAAGGCCGGCCCGGCCGTCCTGGTCTCCTACGTCCTCGCCGGTTTCGTCGTGGTGTGCGTAATGCGCATGCTCGGCGAGATGGGCGCGGCCGTGCCGGCGAGCGGATCGTTCGCGCACTACGCGCGCATCGGCATCGGCGACTGGGCCGGCTTCACGATGGGCTGGCTGTACTGGTTCATGCTGATCATGGTGCTGGGCGCCGAGATCACCGGCGCCTCCGCGATCGTGAACGACTGGCTGCCGGGCATCCCACAATGGGTGATCGCGCTGGTGTTCGTGACGTTCTTCGCGGTCGTCAACCTCGCGAAGGTCAGCAACTTCGGCGAGTTCGAATTCTGGTTCGCGGCCCTGAAGATCGCTGCGATCATCGGATTCCTCGTCGTCGGTGTGCTGCTCGTGTTCGGCCTGCTGCCCGGCACCGACCCCGTCGGGTTCACACATTTCCTCGGCGACGGCGGCTTCATGCCCAACGGCTTCGCCGGTATCGCCGCCGGCCTGCTCGTCGTGGCGTTCGCGTTCGGTGGCATCGAGATCGTCACGATCGCGGCCGCCGAGTCGAAGGACCCGGAGCGGGCCATCGGCACCGCGGTCCGCAGCGTCATGTGGCGGATCAGCGTCTTCTACGTCGGCGCGATCGCGATCATGGTGTTCCTGCTGCCGTGGAACGATCCCGAACTGGTCGACAGCCCGTTCGTCGCCGTCCTCGAGCTCGCGAACATCCCGTACGTGGCCGGGCTGATGGAACTCGTCGTGGTGATCGCCCTGCTGTCGGCGTTCAACGCGAACGTCTACGGCACCTCCCGCATGGCGTTCGCACTGGCCCGCCGCGGTGACGGACCGAAGGCGCTCGGCACCCTGTCCAAGTCCGGGGTGCCCACCAACGCGGTGCTCCTGTCGGTGTTCTTCGGGTTCGTCAGCGTCCTGCTCAACTGGCTGCTCCCCGATTCGCTGCTCGGCATCCTGCTCAACGCGGTCGGGGCGGCTCTGCTGGTGATCTGGGTGTTCATCGTGGTCGCGCACCTGCGGCTGCGACGGCCGCTCGAAGCCGAGGGAAAGCTCTCGGTGCGGATGTGGCTGTTCCCGTACCTGAGTTATCTCACGTTGGCACTGCTGGCAGCGTTCGTGGTGCTCATGGCCTTCGACGACGACGCCCGCAAACAGCTGATCTCCACGACCGTGCTGTTCCTGGTGATCCTCGCCATCGCCCTGGTCCACGGGCGCCGGAAGGCATCGGCCGGAACGGGCACAGCGGACGCTCCTGCGGCGTAA
- the dapD gene encoding 2,3,4,5-tetrahydropyridine-2,6-dicarboxylate N-succinyltransferase has translation MSAQGATAVGVANVTASGTVLDTWYPAPELGEYQDNGTVALEGTDIPSDLALLAGKDEAREVDQVVVRTTITDLSAPPVDAHDAYLRLHLLSHRLVAPHGVNLDGLFGLLANVVWTNFGPCAVDGFELVRSRLRIRGPVTVFGVDKFPRMVDYVVPSGVRIADAGRVRLGAHLASGTTVMHEGFVNFNAGTLGNSMVEGRISAGVVVGDGSDVGGGASIMGTLSGGGKQVISVGERCLLGANAGLGISLGNDCVVEAGLYVTAGTKVTGPDGTVVKAADLTGQSNILFRRNSVSGTVEVVPHKGTGVELNAALHAND, from the coding sequence GTGAGTGCACAGGGAGCAACTGCAGTAGGCGTCGCCAACGTGACCGCGTCGGGCACGGTTCTCGACACCTGGTACCCGGCCCCCGAACTGGGTGAGTACCAGGACAACGGGACCGTCGCACTCGAAGGCACCGACATCCCGTCCGACCTGGCGCTGCTCGCCGGCAAGGACGAGGCCCGCGAGGTCGACCAGGTGGTCGTCCGCACGACGATCACCGATCTGTCGGCTCCCCCGGTCGACGCGCACGACGCGTACCTGCGCCTGCACCTGCTGTCCCACCGCCTGGTCGCCCCGCACGGCGTCAACCTCGACGGACTGTTCGGGCTGCTGGCGAACGTGGTGTGGACCAACTTCGGCCCGTGCGCGGTGGACGGCTTCGAACTGGTGCGCTCGCGCCTACGGATCCGCGGCCCGGTCACCGTGTTCGGTGTCGACAAGTTCCCGCGCATGGTCGACTACGTCGTGCCGTCGGGTGTCCGCATCGCCGACGCCGGACGGGTCCGTCTGGGCGCCCACCTCGCGAGCGGCACCACCGTCATGCACGAGGGCTTCGTGAACTTCAACGCCGGCACGCTCGGCAACTCGATGGTCGAGGGCCGAATCTCGGCGGGCGTCGTCGTCGGTGACGGCTCCGACGTCGGTGGCGGCGCCTCGATCATGGGCACCCTGTCGGGCGGCGGCAAGCAGGTCATCTCGGTCGGCGAACGCTGCCTGCTCGGCGCCAACGCCGGTCTGGGTATCTCGCTCGGCAACGACTGCGTGGTCGAGGCCGGCCTGTACGTGACCGCCGGCACCAAGGTCACCGGCCCGGACGGCACCGTCGTCAAGGCCGCCGACCTGACCGGGCAGTCGAACATCCTCTTCCGCCGCAACTCGGTGTCGGGCACCGTCGAGGTGGTCCCCCACAAGGGCACCGGTGTGGAGCTGAACGCGGCACTGCACGCCAACGACTAG
- the dapE gene encoding succinyl-diaminopimelate desuccinylase, protein MSLLDLHADPIDLTAALVDIPSVSRDENVIADAVEAALREQTSGFEVVRSGNAVLARTNRGLPSRVMLAGHLDTVPIADNVPSRRTVDERGDLLHGCGTVDMKSGDAVFLHLAATVSDLAHDLTLVFYDCEEIAAQYNGLGRIERELPDWLRADVAILGEPTAGFIEAGCQGTLRVRLTASGTRAHSARSWLGDNAIHKFAPVLERLAAYEARSIDIDGCVYREGLSAVRIAGGVAGNVVPDVADMDVNFRFAPDRSVEQATGHVHGVFDGLGLGFEVTDASPGALPGLSHPAAAALIEAAGGQYRAKYGWTDVSRFSALGIPAVNYGPGDPNLAHKRDEHVPVGQITDVTAVLRGYLSA, encoded by the coding sequence GTGAGCCTCCTCGATCTGCACGCCGACCCCATCGATCTCACTGCCGCTCTGGTGGACATTCCCAGCGTGTCCCGGGACGAGAACGTCATCGCCGACGCCGTCGAGGCGGCGCTGCGGGAACAGACGTCCGGTTTCGAGGTGGTCCGCAGCGGCAACGCCGTCCTCGCCCGCACGAACCGGGGGCTGCCGAGCCGGGTGATGCTCGCCGGGCACCTCGACACCGTGCCGATCGCCGACAACGTGCCGTCCCGCCGCACCGTCGACGAGCGCGGGGACCTGCTGCACGGGTGCGGCACCGTCGACATGAAGTCCGGTGACGCCGTGTTCCTGCACCTGGCGGCCACCGTCTCCGATCTCGCGCACGATCTGACGCTCGTCTTCTACGACTGCGAGGAGATCGCGGCGCAGTACAACGGGCTCGGCCGTATCGAACGCGAGCTACCGGACTGGCTGCGGGCCGACGTCGCGATCCTCGGGGAGCCGACGGCCGGGTTCATCGAGGCCGGCTGCCAGGGCACGCTGCGGGTGCGGTTGACGGCGTCCGGGACGCGCGCCCACTCGGCTCGCTCCTGGCTCGGCGACAACGCGATCCACAAGTTCGCGCCGGTGCTCGAGCGGCTCGCGGCGTACGAGGCGCGGTCGATCGACATCGACGGCTGTGTCTACCGCGAGGGCCTGTCCGCGGTCCGGATCGCCGGCGGCGTCGCCGGCAACGTCGTCCCCGATGTCGCGGACATGGACGTCAACTTCCGTTTCGCGCCCGACCGCAGTGTCGAGCAGGCGACCGGGCACGTGCACGGCGTGTTCGACGGACTGGGCCTCGGTTTCGAGGTCACCGATGCCTCGCCGGGCGCGCTGCCGGGGCTGTCGCATCCTGCGGCCGCCGCGTTGATCGAGGCGGCCGGGGGGCAGTACCGCGCCAAGTACGGCTGGACCGACGTCTCCCGGTTCTCGGCGCTCGGCATCCCGGCCGTCAACTACGGTCCCGGCGATCCGAACCTCGCGCACAAGCGCGACGAGCACGTTCCGGTGGGGCAGATCACCGACGTCACGGCGGTGCTGCGCGGCTACCTGTCCGCGTGA
- a CDS encoding TIGR00730 family Rossman fold protein, with the protein MAPEKKAGAARHGHASVRHRGPVMLRRDRKEEFTNADRRLLDQRGPTDWVHTDPWRVLRIQSEFVEGFGALAEVPRAVTVFGSARTGEGTTEYAQSRELGAALVAAGYAVITGGGPGVMEAANRGASESGGYSIGLGIELPFEQGLNDWVDLGVNFRYFFARKTMFVKYSQAFICMPGGFGTLDELFEALTLVQTRKITRFPIVLMGTEFWSGLVDWLRASLERTGKISPGDIDLIHLTDSVEEAVRIVVDAQQGADAAALLGDEDEW; encoded by the coding sequence ATGGCACCAGAGAAGAAGGCCGGAGCGGCCCGGCACGGGCACGCCTCGGTTCGGCACCGCGGCCCGGTGATGCTGCGGCGCGACCGCAAGGAAGAGTTCACCAACGCCGATCGCAGGCTGCTCGATCAGCGTGGTCCCACCGATTGGGTCCACACCGACCCGTGGCGGGTGCTGCGCATCCAGAGCGAATTCGTCGAGGGCTTCGGCGCGCTCGCGGAGGTGCCGCGGGCGGTCACCGTGTTCGGTTCGGCGCGCACCGGCGAGGGGACCACGGAGTATGCGCAGTCCCGGGAACTCGGTGCGGCGCTCGTCGCGGCCGGGTACGCCGTCATCACCGGGGGCGGACCGGGCGTCATGGAGGCCGCGAACCGCGGCGCCAGTGAGAGCGGCGGCTACTCGATCGGCCTCGGTATCGAGCTGCCGTTCGAGCAGGGCCTCAACGACTGGGTCGATCTCGGCGTCAACTTCCGCTACTTCTTCGCCCGTAAGACGATGTTCGTCAAGTACTCGCAGGCGTTCATCTGCATGCCCGGCGGTTTCGGCACTCTCGACGAACTGTTCGAGGCCCTGACCCTGGTGCAGACCCGCAAGATCACCCGGTTCCCGATCGTGCTCATGGGCACCGAGTTCTGGTCGGGTCTCGTGGACTGGCTGCGGGCCTCTCTCGAACGGACCGGGAAGATCTCGCCCGGCGACATCGACCTCATCCACCTCACGGACAGTGTCGAGGAGGCGGTGCGCATCGTCGTCGACGCCCAACAGGGTGCGGACGCCGCGGCACTGCTCGGCGACGAGGACGAGTGGTGA
- a CDS encoding TIGR00730 family Rossman fold protein — translation MSGDKFAVCVYCASGPVDDRYLALAAEVGTEIGRRGWQLVSGGGNVSMMGAVATAAREAGAWTVGVIPKALVHKEVADVDADELIVTDTMRERKRIMDERADAFVTLPGGIGTLEELFETWTAGYLGIHDKPVVLLDPVDHFRGLLDWLEGLKPGGFVAQRALDGLVVTSDVESAMDACTR, via the coding sequence GTGAGCGGCGACAAGTTCGCGGTCTGCGTGTACTGCGCGTCCGGACCGGTCGACGACCGCTACCTGGCCCTGGCGGCCGAGGTGGGGACGGAGATCGGGCGTCGCGGCTGGCAACTGGTGTCCGGCGGTGGCAACGTCTCGATGATGGGGGCGGTCGCGACCGCGGCCCGGGAAGCCGGGGCGTGGACCGTCGGCGTCATACCGAAAGCGTTGGTGCACAAGGAGGTCGCCGATGTCGACGCCGACGAGCTGATCGTCACCGACACGATGCGTGAACGCAAGCGGATCATGGACGAGCGGGCCGACGCCTTCGTCACGCTGCCCGGGGGGATCGGCACGCTCGAGGAGCTGTTCGAGACGTGGACGGCCGGATATCTCGGCATACACGACAAGCCCGTCGTGCTGCTCGATCCCGTGGACCACTTCCGGGGGCTGCTGGACTGGCTCGAGGGCCTGAAGCCGGGCGGTTTCGTGGCGCAGCGGGCGCTCGACGGTCTGGTCGTCACGAGTGATGTCGAGTCGGCGATGGATGCCTGTACCAGGTGA
- a CDS encoding long-chain-acyl-CoA synthetase, whose translation MSSDAASTIDLAQLVRQLPSMATELPTLARGALGLTRRPTDRVSIGRVFQDLARRQPNRPFLRFEGTSRTYGQANETVNRYADVLARHGVRRGDVVGVLMKNRPETLLVALAAVKLGAVSGMLNHNQRGDVLAHSLALLDSRVLVVGDECTEAVESLPGEPVAETVLSDRDLDREAETADPANPAVCEQILASERAFYIFTSGTTGLPKASLMSHYRWLKSMSGIGAMGVRLRRNDVLYCALPLYHNNALTVSLSSVLSSGATLAIGSRFSASKFWDDARAEGATAFVYIGEVCRYLLNQPPRPTDRDNDIRLIVGNGLRPEIWTEFTQRFGVDRVAEFYGASECNIAFVNALGVERTAGLCPLPFAVVDFDPETGRARRHDDGRLRKVRAGQVGLLLSKVTARSPFDGYTDADAGERKLVRDGFRDGDCWFDTGDLVRRQGYFHVAFVDRLGDTFRWKGENVATTEVEGALTAHPAIAEAVVYGVAVDGTDGKAGMAAVTLQPGYDFDGARLAADLFDRLPVYAVPLFVRVVESLEATSTFKSRKVELRDEGYAPTVDRLYVLAGRTDGYVPAYDGYVRAVAEGTAPGA comes from the coding sequence ATGAGTTCCGACGCCGCTTCGACGATCGACCTCGCCCAGTTGGTGCGACAACTTCCGTCGATGGCGACCGAACTCCCGACGCTCGCCCGCGGTGCACTGGGACTGACCCGGCGGCCCACCGACCGGGTGTCGATCGGACGGGTGTTCCAGGACCTGGCGCGGCGACAGCCGAACCGTCCGTTCCTGCGGTTCGAGGGCACGTCCCGCACCTACGGGCAGGCCAACGAGACCGTCAACCGGTACGCGGACGTCCTCGCCCGCCACGGGGTCCGCCGCGGTGACGTCGTCGGTGTCCTGATGAAGAACCGCCCCGAGACGCTGCTGGTCGCGCTCGCGGCCGTCAAGCTCGGCGCGGTCTCCGGGATGCTCAACCACAACCAGCGCGGCGACGTGCTCGCGCACAGTCTCGCGCTGCTGGACAGTCGTGTCCTCGTGGTGGGGGACGAGTGCACCGAGGCCGTCGAGTCGCTCCCGGGAGAGCCGGTCGCGGAGACCGTGCTGTCCGACCGTGACCTCGACCGGGAGGCGGAAACGGCGGACCCGGCGAATCCCGCTGTATGCGAGCAGATCCTGGCCTCGGAGCGCGCGTTCTACATCTTCACCTCGGGAACCACCGGTCTGCCGAAGGCCAGCCTGATGAGCCACTACCGGTGGCTCAAGAGCATGTCGGGGATCGGCGCGATGGGAGTCCGCCTGCGCCGCAACGACGTTCTGTACTGCGCACTGCCGCTCTACCACAACAACGCACTCACGGTGTCGCTGTCGTCGGTGCTGTCGTCGGGTGCCACGCTCGCGATCGGGAGCCGGTTCTCGGCCTCGAAGTTCTGGGACGACGCGCGCGCCGAGGGCGCTACCGCATTCGTGTACATCGGCGAGGTGTGCCGGTACCTGCTCAACCAGCCGCCGCGACCCACCGACCGTGACAACGACATTCGCCTGATCGTCGGCAACGGGCTGCGCCCCGAGATCTGGACCGAGTTCACGCAGCGGTTCGGTGTCGACCGGGTCGCCGAGTTCTACGGTGCCAGCGAATGCAACATCGCGTTCGTCAACGCTCTCGGCGTCGAACGGACCGCAGGACTGTGCCCGCTGCCGTTCGCCGTCGTCGACTTCGATCCCGAGACCGGGAGGGCCCGCCGCCACGACGACGGCCGGCTGCGCAAGGTCCGGGCCGGGCAGGTGGGGCTGCTGCTGTCGAAGGTCACCGCCCGATCCCCGTTCGACGGCTACACCGACGCCGACGCCGGTGAACGCAAACTGGTCCGGGACGGCTTCCGGGACGGCGACTGCTGGTTCGACACCGGCGACCTGGTGCGCCGGCAGGGATACTTCCACGTCGCGTTCGTCGACCGCCTCGGCGACACGTTCCGCTGGAAGGGGGAGAACGTCGCCACCACCGAGGTCGAGGGGGCACTGACCGCGCATCCCGCGATCGCCGAGGCCGTCGTGTACGGCGTCGCCGTCGACGGAACCGACGGCAAGGCCGGAATGGCTGCCGTGACCCTGCAGCCCGGGTACGACTTCGACGGTGCGCGCCTCGCGGCGGACCTGTTCGACCGGCTCCCCGTGTACGCGGTCCCGCTGTTCGTCCGCGTCGTCGAATCGCTCGAGGCGACGTCGACGTTCAAGAGCCGCAAGGTGGAACTGCGCGACGAGGGCTACGCGCCGACCGTGGACCGACTGTACGTTCTCGCCGGTCGCACCGACGGCTACGTGCCGGCCTACGACGGGTACGTTCGCGCGGTCGCGGAGGGCACCGCGCCCGGGGCATAG
- the folP gene encoding dihydropteroate synthase: protein MAPRPTLAAPGRVLPTLCGRPVATDRALVMAIVNRTPDSFYDRGATFSDAAAMAAVDRAVAEGADLVDVGGVKAGPGALVDADEETRRVVPFVEAIRARHPEVIISVDTWRSEVAQLACGAGADLINDTWAGADPHLVEVAAELGAGIVCSHTGGAVPRTRPHRVRYTDVVADVVDEVVGAAERASELGVKPDAILIDPTHDFGKNTFHGLELLRRVGELVDTGWPVLMALSNKDFVGETLGVDLTARLEGTLAATALAAAGGARVFRVHEVASTRRVVDMVAAIQGSRPPARTVRGLA, encoded by the coding sequence ATGGCACCCCGCCCCACCCTCGCGGCCCCCGGCCGTGTCCTGCCCACCCTGTGCGGCAGGCCGGTCGCGACCGATCGTGCACTCGTCATGGCGATCGTCAACCGCACCCCCGACTCGTTCTACGACCGCGGTGCCACGTTCTCCGACGCGGCCGCGATGGCGGCGGTCGACCGGGCCGTCGCCGAGGGCGCGGACCTCGTCGACGTCGGCGGTGTCAAGGCGGGACCCGGTGCGCTCGTCGACGCCGACGAGGAGACCCGCCGGGTGGTGCCGTTCGTGGAGGCCATCCGGGCCCGCCACCCCGAGGTGATCATCAGTGTCGACACGTGGCGCAGCGAGGTCGCCCAGCTCGCGTGCGGCGCGGGCGCCGACCTGATCAACGACACGTGGGCCGGGGCCGACCCGCACCTGGTCGAGGTGGCCGCCGAACTCGGCGCCGGCATCGTCTGCTCGCACACCGGGGGAGCCGTCCCCCGGACCCGGCCGCACCGGGTCCGCTACACCGACGTCGTCGCGGACGTCGTCGACGAGGTGGTCGGGGCCGCCGAGCGCGCGTCGGAGCTGGGAGTGAAGCCGGACGCGATCCTGATCGACCCCACCCACGACTTCGGGAAGAACACCTTCCACGGGCTCGAACTGCTGCGCCGTGTCGGGGAACTCGTCGACACCGGATGGCCGGTGCTGATGGCGCTGAGCAACAAGGACTTCGTCGGGGAGACGCTCGGGGTGGACCTCACCGCCCGGCTCGAGGGCACCCTCGCCGCGACCGCACTGGCCGCCGCCGGCGGTGCCCGGGTGTTCCGCGTCCACGAGGTCGCGTCCACCCGCCGGGTGGTGGACATGGTCGCCGCGATCCAGGGATCCCGCCCGCCCGCCCGTACCGTCCGGGGGCTGGCATGA